A portion of the Candidatus Flexicrinis proximus genome contains these proteins:
- a CDS encoding DEAD/DEAH box helicase has product MVAVLLYPMNALANDQLERIRWYLRESGWDGTIRVEQYNRGTSQEDREKMRQNPPHILLTNYQMLEYLLVRPADREALFKNHRLRFVVLDEVHTYGGTLGTAHVALLVRRLKAHIKRANAEQHPVFVGASATIAEVGTDGSKRDEAIQNFFGRLVGETPADIRVVSEAKVKVEVPSDAQYASQIRLDRDFDLDDPEDLRQVIVELTGLPSSTALDEAIRRCRLLWDLNRWLAAGAQPVSTLVEYVKQEVPERVAWPEEHIQAEIELGLRIGAAVAALNRLGPTTHFDYGLTRFVRGGCGDSSVA; this is encoded by the coding sequence ATGGTCGCCGTCCTGCTTTATCCGATGAACGCACTCGCAAACGACCAGCTGGAGCGCATTCGGTGGTATTTGCGCGAGTCGGGTTGGGACGGCACGATCCGCGTCGAGCAGTATAACCGTGGGACTTCACAAGAAGACCGCGAGAAGATGCGGCAGAATCCGCCGCATATTTTGCTGACCAATTATCAGATGCTTGAATACCTGCTGGTGCGGCCGGCAGACCGCGAAGCGCTGTTCAAGAATCACCGGCTGCGCTTTGTGGTACTGGATGAAGTCCATACGTACGGCGGAACGCTCGGTACCGCGCACGTCGCGCTGCTCGTTCGCCGTCTAAAGGCTCATATCAAACGGGCAAATGCAGAACAACACCCCGTATTCGTGGGTGCGTCTGCCACCATCGCCGAAGTTGGCACTGACGGCTCCAAACGCGACGAGGCGATTCAAAATTTCTTCGGAAGGCTCGTCGGCGAGACGCCGGCAGACATTCGCGTCGTCAGCGAGGCCAAGGTTAAGGTGGAAGTCCCGTCAGACGCACAATACGCGTCGCAGATCCGCCTTGATCGTGACTTTGATCTAGATGATCCGGAAGACCTGCGTCAGGTGATCGTTGAGCTTACTGGCTTGCCTTCCAGCACCGCGTTGGATGAAGCGATCCGTAGATGCCGCCTGCTATGGGATCTGAATCGTTGGCTGGCGGCGGGTGCGCAGCCGGTGTCTACGCTGGTCGAATACGTCAAGCAGGAGGTTCCTGAACGTGTCGCGTGGCCTGAAGAACATATTCAGGCAGAGATTGAGCTGGGGCTGCGGATCGGTGCAGCGGTCGCGGCGCTCAATAGGCTGGGACCGACAACGCACTTCGACTACGGGCTCACCCGCTTCGTACGCGGCGGCTGCGGCGATTCTTCCGTTGCCTGA